In one window of Miscanthus floridulus cultivar M001 chromosome 12, ASM1932011v1, whole genome shotgun sequence DNA:
- the LOC136495299 gene encoding uncharacterized protein, with protein MRARAAASAERRAAAEALLLRLLHLCLLLVLPPEAVLPRRWRRGGREATAPPAGGTTTRVGPGSPLPLRGPELAASTHQASIRALRPTAWVYMEMGTSMSMSIGRGGRGYRKMRSSAPDYSSSN; from the exons ATGCGAGCAAGGGCGGCGGCGTCGGCCgagcggcgcgcggcggcggaggccctcctcctccgtctcctccacctctgcctcctcctcgtcctccctcCCGAGGCCGTCCTCCCGAGACGATGGCGCCGCGGTGGCCGCGAGGCCACGGCGCCACCTGCGGGCGGCACAACGACGCGGGTGGGGCCCGGCAGCCCCCTCCCTCTCCGGGGCCCTGAGCTGGCggcgagcacccaccag GCAAGCATAAGGGCCCTGCGACCTACAGCGTGGGTGTACATGGAAATGGGAAccagcatgagcatgagcataggCAGAGGTGGGAGAGGATATAGAAAAATGAGAAGCTCTGCTCCAG ATTATTCCAGCAGTAACTGA
- the LOC136497989 gene encoding uncharacterized protein, protein MAPQLQGCNWVSSWPRLQQMPPWPPRRRVLHLATPRRPCAGAVRAVASAGPALGLDLGAGAVGTELLVLAMEEEAEDVDERERLRRTRISLANKGNTPWNKGRKHSPETLQRIRERTRIAMQDPKVRKKLMNLGHAQSEETKVKISEGVRRGWSLRLQRLMVQDGCFVEWRDMVADAARKGFAGGVSLEWNSYKILSEQMRHEWLENLQKRRSMPRPRGNRRAPKTPEQRRKIAEAIAAKWLDQEYRERVCSGIASYHGSSSVTKTPRKPRPAGEPGVKKQTTKKKPTQAKPVSLEDAHGKSAAVKRKKSASPYKDPMAVEKLEMISKIRAQRTAQEIEKKEAIRRARTLIAEAEKAADALETAAAMNPFAQASLIEARKLVTEARVSLECVDDEGPQETASNDASESSALLNLHDHGLETQNGSNLLKQENKPINGMEFPPSNVNGLGFHLDVSELSGTKQLYQRIENSMERAFLLPSASSKLKSANGDFGIIDLEVRQSMANDTAKHNGIAAESTEACPPGTLELEGDPPRSEEKVGTREDCPRGTLKEDTPSSEERAKMRWVRGRLVKVKDDFGDSEI, encoded by the exons ATGGCGCCGCAGCTGCAGGGCTGCAATTGGGTCTCCTCCTGGCCGCGGCTCCAGCAGATGCCCCCTTGGCCGCCGCGGCGGAGGGTCCTGCACCTCGCGACGCCGCGACGCCCCTGCGCAGGCGCGGTTCGCGCGGTCGCGAGCGCGGGCCCGGCGCTGGGGCTGGACCTCGGCGCGGGCGCGGTGGGGACCGAGCTCCTGGTCCTGGCGATggaggaggaggctgaggacgtgGACGAGAGGGAGAGGCTCAGGCGGACGCGGATCTCGCTGGCGAACAAGGGTAACACGCCATGGAACAAAGGCAGGAAGCATAGCCCAG AGACGCTGCAGCGAATTCGTGAGAGGACCAGGATCGCAATGCAGGACCCCAAG GTTAGGAAAAAGTTGATGAATCTGGGGCATGCACAGAG CGAGGAGACAAAAGTAAAGATATCAGAGGGGGTGAGGCGAGGTTGGAGTTTGCGTCTACAGAGATTAATGGTCCAGGATGGTTGCTTTGTGGAGTGGAGAGACATGGTAGCTGATGCGGCTAGAAAGGGCTTTGCTGGTGGAGTTTCCCTCGAATGGAATTCATATAAAATCTTGAGTGAGCAAATGCGGCATGAGTGGTTGGAGAATCTCCAGAAAAGGCGATCAATGCCAAGGCCAAGAGGTAATAGACGAGCACCAAAAACACCTGAGCAGAGGAGAAAAATTGCAGAAGCCATTGCTGCTAAGTGGTTGGATCAA GAATATCGTGAACGAGTTTGTAGTGGAATTGCTAGCTACCATGGATCATCTTCTGTGACTAAAACACCAAGAAAGCCAAGACCTGCTGGAGAACCAGGTGTAAAGAAACAGACTACAAAAAAGAAACCTACGCAAGCCAAACCTGTAAGCTTAGAGGACGCTCATGGAAAAAGTGCAGCTGTTAAGAGAAAGAAAAGTGCATCTCCCTACAAAGATCCGATGGCAGTTGAAAAATTGGAGATGATATCAAAGATTCGAGCTCAAAGGACAGCACaggaaatagaaaagaaagaagcTATTAGAAGGGCCAG GACACTGATAGCAGAAGCAGAAAAGGCTGCTGATGCTCTGGAAACTGCTGCAGCGATGAACCCTTTTGCTCAAGCATCACTTATAGAAGCTAGAAAGCTTGTTACAGAGGCAAGAGTGTCACTTGAATGTGTTGATGATGAAGGGCCTCAAGAAACTGCTTCCAATGATGCGTCAGAGAGCTCAGCTTTATTGAACTTGCACGATCATGGATTGGAGACACAGAATGGAAGTAATTTGTTGAAGCAAGAGAATAAACCTATAAATGGGATGGAATTTCCTCCAAGCAATGTTAATGGCCTCGGTTTCCATTTAGATGTATCCGAACTCAGCGGAACAAAACAACTATATCAGAGGATAGAGAATTCCATGGAAAGGGCTTTTCTTCTCCCTTCGGCTTCGTCAAAGCTTAAAAGTGCGAATGGAGATTTTGGAATAATAGATTTAGAAGTGAGGCAATCAATGGCCAATGACACGGCAAAGCATAATGGCATCGCTGCTGAATCAACAGAAGCTTGTCCTCCAGGGACACTAGAGCTAGAAGGAGATCCTCCCAGGTCTGAAGAAAAGGTTGGAACAAGGGAAGATTGCCCTCGGGGGACACTCAAAGAAGACACACCCTCATCTGAAGAAAGGGCTAAGATGAGGTGGGTACGTGGGAGGTTGGTCAAAGTAAAAGACGATTTTGGGGATTCAGAAATCTAG
- the LOC136497980 gene encoding chaperone protein dnaJ C76, chloroplastic-like, whose protein sequence is MPALLVNTVSVSPAAPRPRSSRQATARRASARHRCRAEASGSGSGTNGGDSGYRPGGVRGSWVSDYDLYELLGVERSSPQSEIKAAYRSLQKRCHPDVAGAAGGHDMAVVLNEVYALLSDPAARLAYDQEQARRSEFAGYTGRPLYSSWLGPESERRAVFVDEVRCVGCLKCALHASRTFAVESVYGRARAVAQWADDEDRIVDAINTCPVDCISMVERSDLAALEFLMSKQPRGRVRVSEGNAVGARAPNVFNEVAKFQKRFEEMKQKSATRESQESEEARQSRTSAVHTIRSMSNWWYWRPFGFGPSAPATIVRASRLLPPPAAAAPTDTVTERLQEAAAARRKTEGAATAHARRDDYWTPQLDLPSSASPPSIHQRGKDAPTPQGHGRRRGAAGEAAAGAGAGRKGISIDLTAALLLGIVVAGFVGYNGEVVAGGGSGIQEHVGGAVALGVVNSFEMKVMLAGVTWFLIGAAIAGVIQVLGRREQNIWK, encoded by the exons ATGCCCGCGCTTCTCGTCAACACCGTCTCGGTCTCCCCCGCCGCCCCAAGGCCACGCTCCTCGCGGCAGGCCACGGCACGGCGAGCGAGCGCTCGCCACAGGTGCCGAGCCGAAGCATCCGGCAGCGGTAGCGGCACCAACGGCGGCGACAGCGGCTACAGGCCGGGGGGCGTCCGCGGCTCGTGGGTGTCGGACTACGACCTGTACGAGCTGCTGGGCGTGGAGCGGTCGTCGCCGCAGTCGGAGATCAAGGCGGCGTACCGGTCGCTGCAGAAGCGGTGCCACCCGGACGTGGCCGGCGCCGCGGGCGGGCACGACATGGCCGTCGTCCTCAACGAGGTGTACGCGCTGCTCTCCGACCCGGCCGCGCGCCTCGCCTACGACCAGGAGCAGGCGCGCCGCTCCGAGTTCGCTGGCTACACGGGCCGCCCGCTCTACTCCTCCTGGCTGGGCCCCGAGTCCGAGCGCCGGGCGGTGTTCGTCGACGAGGTGCGCTGCGTCGGCTGCCTCAAGTGCGCGCTCCACGCGTCCCGGACCTTCGCCGTTGAGTCCGTCTAcggccgcgcccgcgccgtcgcGCAGTGGGCCGACGACGAGGACAGGATCGTCGACGCCATCAACACCTGCCCCGTCGACTGCATCTC GATGGTGGAGAGGTCGGACCTGGCGGCTCTCGAGTTCTTGATGTCCAAGCAGCCGCGCGGCAGAGTCCGCGTCTCCGAAGGCAACGCCGTGGGAGCTCGCGCGCCCAACGTCTTCAACGAAGTCGCCAAGTTCCAGAAAAGATTCGAGGAGATGAAGCAGAAATCTGCGACCAGAGAATCCCAG GAGTCAGAGGAGGCACGGCAGTCGAGGACCTCAGCGGTCCATACCATCAGATCCATGTCGAACTGGTGGTACTGGCGGCCATTCGGGTTCGGCCCATCGGCCCCGGCCACCATTGTCCGCGCTTCGCGCCTcctgccgccgccggcggcagcGGCACCCACTGACACCGTGACGGAGAGGCTCCAAGAAGCCGCCGCTGCCCGGCGCAAAACGGAAGGCGCGGCCACGGCACACGCCCGGCGCGACGACTACTGGACCCCGCAGCTGGACCTGCCGTCGTCAGCTTCTCCGCCGAGCATTCACCAGAGGGGAAAAGACGCTCCCACTCCCCAAGGCCACGGCCGCAGGCGAGGAGCAGCCGGTGAAGCGGCCGCCGGCGCTGGCGCCGGGAGGAAGGGCATAAGCATCGACCTGACGGCGGCGCTGCTTCTGGGGATCGTCGTGGCGGGGTTCGTGGGTTACAACGGGGAGGTGGTGGCCGGAGGTGGCAGCGGCATTCAGGAGCATGTTGGCGGCGCCGTTGCTCTTGGAGTCGTGAACAGCTTTGAAATGAAGGTCATGCTAGCCGGTGTGACTTGGTTCCTCATCGGCGCAGCCATTGCCGGTGTGATTCAGGTACTTGGAAGAAGGGAACAAAACATTTGGAAATGA